Genomic segment of Salvia hispanica cultivar TCC Black 2014 chromosome 2, UniMelb_Shisp_WGS_1.0, whole genome shotgun sequence:
TTTGTGATCAAATTTATCTCCAATTCTTACATGGATTTAATCAATGTTATCTAAATAAAAAGGAATTGGAGGATTTTCTGCTTGTGGAATACTTTCAAGGAAGAATGATGAGCCAACAAAAGCTTCTCGCCCATGGGATatggtattttaaattatgtcacatttaaaaaattcaattaaaattttactaatatttcaaattaattaacttacGCTAAAATTCGATGTACGATATGTATAACGGAGTAGCAAAGCGATGGATTGGTCATCGGAGAGGGGGCGGGCGTGCTACTACTCGAAGAATTGGAGCATGCAAAGGTAAGCTTCGATTTTACTAAAGCAAATAATCGAGCACGCGAGAAACTCTATTTCAAATACGTTACATCCTCTATTTCTCTCGATTGTAGCAAAGAGGCGCGCCTATATACGCCGAGTTTCTAGGGGGAAGCTTCGCATTCGATCCATATTATACAACGGACCCACACGCTCACGGTAGAAGTTCGTGCTCTTAGCTACACAAACGCCTCCGACTACTACTCATACGCTTTACGTTCCAAATTGAACGATTCTCGGGTTTGTTTATTGCGAATTCAGGTGAAAGTTGTGTTCGTTGTATTGAGACTGCGTTGGCTGAATCGCGAGTCGATAGAGAAGATATCAACTACATAAATGCTCATGCTGCATCAATACCAGCATTCGACTTAGCTGAATACCAATCTATTACAGCGTTCTCGTTGGCCACAAGAAGGAACGCCTCGACGTTAAAGTAGCACTCTCTAACTCATTCGGATTTGGGGGGCCTAGCTCGTCGATTTTATTTGCCCCTTACTACAGAGACTGATCATTGTGTGTATAGCAATTGGCgtataattaaaatgcaaTGTTTCACATCTATTCGAATAATATCGCAATTAGATACGAGTTGGCGTGTGAGGCTGATACGAGTGATGGATAAAGCACGATTTCAGAATCATCCGAGTAAGGTGCGGGCGGGTTTCAAAGATCAATGCATAAAACTAGAATACTCATGTTTTTTCTATTAAACGGGAAACACAGAGGAAGATAACAAGCATAAGCTATATGTTTCTCAGACATCTTGGAATCAATTCGTCTCATAGTACGAAATCTCTATATTTTCCGACATGCTTAGTTTCCAAAATCCGCCAAAAAATTGGAAGCAGATCCCTTTTCTAGTGgtttcaaaagataaaatgatagaatGAGCCAAGAAACTGCAATACCACGTTAGCAAGATCGGAGCAGCTCATCAAACAGCAAATGGGGGAATGGTCAATAAAGCTTGCTCTTGATATAGAAGACGAGAAACACAACTCCTAGAACAACAGCAACGGGGGCCCATTTCCGGATCAGAGCCTACATGATAGTTCAATGATGAGTAAATACGTTAATAGAGTAAAAATAGTTCAATAACAACATTGAACAGATTCATCTTTCTATAAACAACTGATGAGTTTTGCATGCGTGATCCTTCATGCCGCTGTTTGGAGTCTGTTTTATGGATCAAACCTTGCTGTTCATGTTCGATTGAAACACATCTTTCTTAATTGTATTTATGAATATACGAACGTGgtttagtaaaatttaagaGGGTAGCGTTGTATGTGATGGTATTTTTTGAAGGAGTTATCTAAAATTACTTTTCTCAGAAATAGAAAACACTCTGTTGGTATGCATCACTTACAAGGCCATATAAGTGAAAGCTGTAATCAGTCATACCTGACGGTTCAAATCTTTTGCCTTCTCTGCATAAATGCGGGATTCTGATGTTAAGCGACTGGACATCTGGCTGACCTCTGCAAAATATAGATCATTAGATATGCACACGACAAGGATTCATGAATATAAGTAAAAGTCTGCAAAATTCAAACAAGGAAATAAGCATATTCCTCCTGATACAAGTATCCTTCTAGTTAATGGTAGTGAAACATAATGCTCATCAAATACAAATTAAGTCGGGACTGAATACTAAGTTTGACACGGAGCCACTTACGGTCCAACTTTTCACCAACACCAAGAACTTCTTGTACATTGCGGGTCATTATCTGGTGAACTTCATAGAGTTCATCATTCAACTTTGAAATGTTCCGTTGAGTTCTTGTGTCCTggtacaatttttttgtcttcTGTATAAATGTGTCTAGCAAATACAAGACAAGTTCTTGATTAAAAACATTAAGTAATTGAAATAAGAAGAATGATATTAAGAGAAGGATAATGAAATGACTCACCGAATTTGATAAAAGCATAAGGTCTTGCAGCAGTTTCGATCTGATTCCCATATGTACGCTCAAATTCATTCTTGAGATCTTCGAGATATTGAAAGGCAAGCTTCTTAGGATAAGCACGGTCGCACATTGTCAAGTAGCATACACGGCCTTCAATAATATAACTAAGCAGCCACATTAAGGCTTAACTTTACAGCGAAGATAAGAAAGCAATAACactaataatagtagtaacattttaaaatCACGTTGCCtgctaatttttaataaactactTATCTCATACCTAAATTATGTTCTGCAGCTATTATAACTCAACAGTTAACATCACACAGTGGTAAATATAACTGAGAAAGCAAAATTGTGGCGTTACTGCAAACTACTAATGTAAAAATAGCCACAAGGAAGACAGGTAGATGTCAGCAAATCCATACACATGCATCTCCGATACAACATTTTGGTGAGTCAGTAGAGTAAAAGTAGCCACCAGCTTAAACACAATGCATGTAAACAAGCAACAAAacaatcataattaataaaaaagcaTACAAAGGATACTGAAATATATAAGGCCCTGTTTCGACAGACATCCTTGACGCCTCATTATGACCCCTTGACAGATTTTTGAACAAAGACTTCACTTGTTGTTTATAAAAGTCTGCATCGGACACATCACGCCCATCATCCAATCCCTCTGCCAACGGAAGGCCATCAGTAACACGAGCAATCATAGTCAACTTCACCATTTTTATTTCCTGAGCTCACACCTGCAAGATCAAGATGTCTATCAAAATCAATGAACAATAGAAAGAGATACCTAAATCTTAGCATTTCTCCACAACACTAACAATTAAATCAGCTTGTCGAAAGAGTAAAACTAATTTCCACTTTTTAGCCGTTTCTAAGAAGACGACATCGCGAATTCCAGTCATCTACTTCGTTTTCTTCGATTCCAATCAGTGTACTTATACACCGATAATGGATAGAATTCACGCACTTCAATAAAATGTCCCAAATTGAATACAACAAAACGCTAGAAAATTAACCTTCAACACATTTACATGAAAATGAACAACTGAAATGAAGCGCAGGCATGATTTCATGAAAATCGCataaaaatctaattatattaatcggaaaagcaaaaaaatccTGCTATCACCGATTTTCCCTTTCAATTTCACCATCATCGATCCTGATCTCCAATGGAGCAGAGCCCTAATCCAACTGTTCTACCAATTTAACAACAATTATCGCTAACTAGCCCGAACATCTACTAACGAATTCAGCCAATTTTCAAACCAAATCAACAACACGAAACCTAAAAATCAGAATATGAAACCGAATTCAAAAACGCAAATGAGCTGAATCAGCTACCTTTGACATGCGTCTGTGAGCTCCTTCCGTGTGCTTTTCGCGAATCCCCGATCTACAATATACAAAATTGTGCCCCGCAAATAGATCCTCCGCTCAAAATTCGAACGATCTGAAGGAAATATCGCGATTGCAATCTCAGAAATTTGAGGGTAATGAGATGTTGTCCTAATTTTGACTAAATTTGTGAGGGcgttaactttttttttttttgctgttATCAATTTCAGGaatatgcatttaattttgttttgacaATATTCCCAAAATCAATTTTCTCAAATATCGGTATAAACCCgtgaaatatattaaattaaacgTAGATTAATTACAACTAGgcctgaaaatttaattcGCGGGTTTCGGGTATTCCCGACCCAGTCCCAATATCCGACAGATTTTGGGTACCTGAAATTATGGGTTCGGGTACGGGTTCGGGTAGTTAATGTTAGGATTCTTCGGGTTTAGGGTATCCGAAACCcgtattagggtacccgacTAATACCCAATTAAACCCgattaattatgatttgtgataaatattttgggtTATAAAGTTCTTAGTTTACTATTTGGATTATGTTTGGTTTGCTTTGACATTATTTAGATAATATGTTTGGTTGCTTTGATATTTCAGTGTTCTATTATCTCGAATTTAATACTTCTTTGCATCCGTGTTCGAttcatgttgcattatttattatttgttattttttgaaaatatatagttaattagttatgatttctccattttatttacatgttcagttaatgtcttaaaaaattaatctcttttatgtttcaatttatactaaaaaaaattattttaaaattaagtagtgtctatttgtttaatgtctattttatagtataatgtAGGAGTAGAATTatagtcaataaatagtataagtagtgttattttaataatttctattctcaacacaatttaatttagggatattggcatgtaatatcatgaaactttcaaaaagttgggtttttcccacgaactttaaaattggcaaataatatcacgaactttaccccggtttgttttttcccacgaatgaaaaaattcatgttattttaatagattgaagaacaattttgtagggtgtgcttcaagaaaaactatcttcaaagattgaaaaacttgaagctctcaaaattgttgtcgagaaattacgaaaacaAATTCGtatcataatataatttgtgggaattttttcattggtgggaaaaaacaaactaggggtaaagttcgtgatattatttgtcaattttaaagttcgcaggaaaaatccaactttttgaaagtttcgtgatattacatgccaatatccctataatttatataaaagaataaattttaaatataataatttcgggtttatgggtacccgattagttgggttcgggtacccgcaTCGGGTATTAGGATAACCGATTTCACATACAGGTCAGATATTGGGTGTGGtatttttgagatttcggGTTTGGGTATTTACACCCCTAGTTACAACACCCAAATtgtaattaaagaaattagaaGGATCAAACTGTAAATTTCCGAATTTTGTAGTACTCCATTTTCGCACTAAAAACTGTTCAGTATAAACTCTTCAGCTTTTCAACATTGCCAAAGCCTATTCAGATTCCCCAagttgtgattaaatattcaatCTCTTCTTCACTTTCTCTACTTTTCGCTAAATCACTCGTTTCCCCAACCAATTTGTGCAGCTACGAAgcctaattttgtaatcctTAACCGCCGTATCAGCTCACGCAAGATGAACCGTGGCAGAGGCAACAACCGCCGCGACGGAGGAAATCGCGGCGGAGGTGGCGGTGGTAGACAGAACTTTGCTGCCAGAGGGCGATCGCCGCAACCGACGGGTCAATGGGTGGCTCGTGGCGTGgtaatttttcactttattgtTGAATGTCGATGTCATTTTTTGCTGGCTCCGTTGCCATCGAATGCTGTGATTGATGGTTGCGTTCAATTTAGTAGGTTTCCATGgatgatatatatttatagagcaAATACATAATGTTAATTTAGGTCAATTAGAGTTTAGAGTTCGgaaattgatcaaattatgAGTCATCCTctgaattttgtgtttatgTGGCGATGGAGGTGTGGCTGGAGTGAAGACTACCTCATTTGTTACAATATGATCACAATATATGATCTTGCTGTGTTTTAACACACTGAAGTggataaatatcaaattatatgtACCAGACCTTTATAAGATATAGTTAGGAATCTATTTTCCCTACCtatgtttttttatcttgTGAAGAGTGCTGGGTTCGAGGTGCTCGGAGTTTTTATAGACGTGTCACTGTTCTACTTTGCGATTTCAGGCTGGAGCTGGAGGTCATCCCGATGATGCTTCTTCCGGTAGTGGATCTTCCGAGATTGTGAGGAGAAATACAGAATCAGCATCTGTTGATGATGTAAGGAAGAAGTTTGGTGATGTGTTGTTGTCTTCAGAATGTCCAAGTGAACCTAGCTCTGAATCTCGTGGATCTCCTAACGTGCCACCAAAAGATGTGAATTTCAAGGAAGTGCAAAGTGTTCCTAAAACAGAACCGATTGTTCCATGTTACAACAATAACTTTCCTTCGTTACCAACAGACTCTAAGTTGAGTGAGAGCGGTATGGGTGTTAAATCATGGGATcggaatttaaaaaattgcagTCCATCACACTACATCTCCACGTTTCCTCAGACAGTAGGTTGTCAATTCTCTCCTGAGGTTCAAAGTGGGAAGAAGGCAACTTCTGAGGGAGCTAGTGGGGAAACTAAATTTGGTAGCTCTGTTTCGCAGCATGATGGATTTTCTTTTGATATCTGTGAGGAGAGAAGGAGTAGCGGTGTGAAGCTGAAAACCCCTCtgcacaaaataaataaagccaAGAGGAAAGAAGAACTCCGAATGCAAGGAGACAATATAAAGGTTTTTAGGCCTGGCATGATTCTTCTGAAGGGTTATTTATCTTTAGATGATCAGGTGACATATTATGTTTATCCAATCATTGAAGTATTTACATTATATCACTTCAGTATTATACATTGAATTGCTAGCATATAATTGAGCATCGAATGAAGGTAGCTTTGCATTGTCTATGCAGTTCATTAGATTGAATAAggttgaaagttgaaacctTTCATGCAATTTTGGGGCCTACacaattagtttaatttggCCATAATATCGAAGAAGGGAAGTTATTGTGCAGCGTGCTCATCTTAGGAATATATTATTGACTGCTAGAAAACATTATGATGTGGGATTTATGAACCATTAGTCCTTTCTATAACTTGATTTTATATACCTGTGTTTAGGTCAAAATGGTCAAGTCATGCCGAGATCTTGGTAGGGGCCCTGGAGGCTTTTACCAGCCTGGTTTTCGTGATGGAGCAAAGTTGCACTTGAAGATGATGTGCCTTGGTAAAAATTGGGATCCTGAGAAAAGTGAATATGGTGATCTGAGGCCTGGTGATCAAACCAAACCTCCTCCAATTCCCGCTGAGTTTCAGTTGTTGGTCAAAGGAGCAATCGAGAAGTGCCATCAGTATTTAGAGTCAGATAATAAGGTGCTGAAAGCAAGAAATATTCTTCCTCCAATGACCCCAAACATATGTATCATCAATTTTTACACAAAGACAGGCAAGCTCGGTCTTCATCAGGTTTGTGCATTCATTTTTCCCTACTGATTCCTGATGGCTACTGAACTCTGCTGGGTCATAGTTAAAGTACTACTACTGATTTTTCCCCTCGTTTGAAGTACTGATTTTGTTCCTATTACATGTAGGACAAAGATGAAAGTTCGAAAAGTTTACTGGATGGACTTCCAGTAGTTTCCTTCTCTCTTGGGGACACAGCTGAATTTCTGTTTGGGGACGAGAGGGATGTCGACAAGGCAGATAAAGTTGAACTGGAATCAGGGGATGTGTTGGTTTTTGGTGGCAAATCTAGGCACATTTTCCATGGAGTTAGTAACATTTTAGCAGACACTGCTCCGAGATATCTTATGGACGAAACGCATCTAAAACCCGGTCGTTTGAATCTCACATTCAGAGAGTACTGATGTGTACATTCAGAAGGATCAAACACGCACGCACGAGTTGGCTGGCATTGTGACTTTAAGGTGACACAACTCTGGGACGTTGAGCAAGGCCATATCAGATGCACTGAAAGAGAAGGAATAAATTCCTGCAAGTTTTGTATTTGTCGATTTGATCACTTCTCTAAAAGCAGGACGCCACAAACAACATTAACTCGTGCTTGATTAACGGGTACGTCCTCACGGTCGCTATTGATGCATTGATATAAAGTGACAATGCCTGCTAGAGTGACATTGCTATTCAGTTCTTGAGAAGAAGCCTGTCCTGTGATATATTGCAAGTGAAAGAAAGAGTGATGAGAAGAGGGTGGGATTTTTCAGTCTGTTTTAGTGTGTTTGAAGTGTGTTATTTGCCTTTGCCTTTTGCTTGCTTGTACATGCTTAAATTAAGATGTACttagtagtatcattttaaataattaacagtttttgttttatgaattatgtattaaaacctAGACTATCGTATTGCATCAGAGATATCTTTGGTCGATTTTTAGCcacaattgaataaaattaaattggcGTCGTTCTAAGGCAAAACATCAGTAAAATGCAAAAATCAGACATCAAGAATCTCAATATATTCCTAAGAATAAAGAGGTTATtagtaaaacttaaaattactAATGGGGCTCAAGCTCATTGTTTTACCAACTCTAAAAAATCCTACCAAGCCCATAGACCAAAATCCTTCTAACATCTTTTGATGGAGTGGTGATTTCGGATGGGGATCCTCTGCTGTGCTATTTAACACATAAGCTCCTGCTGTTGCACAcatgataataaaaaattcaagtaaataacataaaataaattaagtatttgtacattattttaatgCTGTATTAGGAACAGCAGAGGATCCCACCCCGGTGATTTCATGACTGAAACAGTAAGAATATCGGAATATGTACAACACCTTCTTGGTCGAGATATTTTATCTACGGTTACAATTAGTCATTAAAAATCAACTCTTTGCTTTGGTTAAAATGGTGAATATAGATCTAATTTGATAAGCCAATTTAAACAACTTTTTGCACTTTTGATTTAGTTCTCCATTAGTTGGATGAATATGAAGCCAATGGTTGGTGGGTGGCCAGCCTGTGAGCTTTTGTTggtaaatttcattttctatcatCATTTTTACTTCTCTTTTTGGCAGCCAAACTCCAATACCCACTCTATTGAAGGCATAATCCactttaccaaaaataaaaagaataaaaagaacaaataaaataaattagatttcacattttcaaGCAAACTCCACCcaaccaaaaaatatatttttctggTGATCTTGGTGGATGGTATATAAATGCATatataagattaaaattacattGCTTAACTCAATCAAAAGCTCTGATCTTCATCTGTGAATCCAAATGTGCAGCAATACATAGAATGTGGCTGAATGAAGGTGGAGAAGCAGGGCACATGCCCGATTTTCGCCTTATGTTTTCTGAAAATCCGGCATGTGCCCTGTCCCTCCATCTTCTTCCCTCATTCTGATGAATTTAGAATGttggaaggaaaaaaaaggtagactttatttttttcacctacaaattaaataatggcATTTGCAATGTACTCAATGAATTTTCAGACAATTAGAGCAATCAACCTAGTTTAAGccaaaaatggaatgaaaaacATGCtgtctttttctatttttcttaacattctAATGCACAATTTTGACATGTCAAGCAAATGCCATGGCCTCTGTCTCTGCTCTAACCAAGTTGGCATAGATGCCATCCAGGTTGGCAGCCAGCAGGGTTTCGTGGTCGCCATATTCGGCCACGGAGCCGTCGCGTATGACGGCTATGAAGTCCGCCTCCCTGATCGTGGAGAGGCGGTGGGCCACCACGACGGTTGTGGCTCGCCTTGAGGCCTTCTTTAGCGCATTCTGGATGTGCCTCTCCGATTCCAAGTCCAGCGCGCTGCTAGCCTCGTCCAGCAGCAGCACCCTCGCCTTCTTTAGCACGGCTCGCGCTATCGCGATCCGCTGCTTCTGCCCGCCCGATAGCTGCACACCACTCTGCCCAACCTACAATTACAAAAAAACACAACATAAGACACAAAATCATGTCTAGGTAGGTTCTAAAAgatttggtttttattttgttaccTCAGTTTCATATCCTTGAGGCAGACTACATATGAACTTGTGAATGTAGGCCTCCTTCGCCGCCTCCTCGATCTCCGACCACGACGCGTTCGGATCCCCGAACGCGATGTTCTCGCGGATGCTCCCGGCAAAGAGCGACGGCTCTTGGCCGACTAGAGCCACCTGCCTTCTCAACCAGTTGAGATCAAACTCCCTCAAATCAAAACCTCCCATCAAAACTCTCCCTCTTTTAGGATCATAAAATCTCTGTATTAGCCACACAACCGTAGATTTCCCTGATCCACTCCCTCCCACCAACGCCACCATCTTCCCTGCCCTAATCTTGAGGCTGAAATTGTTCAACACGGCCACATTCGGCCTCGTCGGGTAAGCGAACGTCACCTTCTTGAGCTCGAGGTCCACTGATTTTGCGCCCTCGAGCCTCCTGCCCCGCCTGCCCTCGCTGCTAATGCAGGGCTTGCGGCGCAGGATCCTAAAAATGGCCGGTATGGCCGTCACGGCCATAGAAGTGTCGGGCGCCAGCCCGGCCAGCTGCCCGACCGAGAACGAGCTGAGCACGAGAATCAAGAAAATCTTGTACACGACCCCAAAGTTGGTGTACCCCTTCTTCACAAGAAACGCGCCGAAATACAGAATTAGCGTGTACGCACCGTACATCGCGCCCTGGGAGAACCCCAGGACGGACCCCATGATCTGTGACCGCCTGACAGAGGTCCGCCTGGGCTCCCCCAGGGCCCGGTCAAAGGACCGGACGACGCTCTCCTGGGTCCCGAACGTCGCCACGGTCCTTATACTCGACACGGCCCCCGCGGCAATAGTGCTGGCCTTCTCGTAGGCCGCGTTATCCAACCTCGGCCCGATGTTGACGATCAGATTCAAGTAGCTCGCCCCGAGCGTCAGGGGAGTGACGGCCAACGCCATGAGCGCCAGCCGCCACTCCAGACGGGCCGAGATCCCTAGCCCGACCCCGGCCGAGCTCAGGCCCATCAACAAAACAGAGATCCTATCACCAAGGACAGATCTGAAGCTAACACAATCAATAGACAGCTTTGACACAAGAATCCCACCGGAATTCTCGGGTGCGTCGAACCAGCCGGGCTCCTGCCTCAGCATCGCCCGGAACAATGCGTCCCGGACGCGCCTAGTCAGCCTCGTCCCGGCCCAGCCGCAGAACCCCTGCTGCCCAATCATGGTCAAGATGCACCCAAATCCCAAACCAAGCAACACCAAACATAGCCTATTAATCTCCTCTTT
This window contains:
- the LOC125203114 gene encoding 25.3 kDa vesicle transport protein, yielding MVKLTMIARVTDGLPLAEGLDDGRDVSDADFYKQQVKSLFKNLSRGHNEASRMSVETGPYIFHYIIEGRVCYLTMCDRAYPKKLAFQYLEDLKNEFERTYGNQIETAARPYAFIKFDTFIQKTKKLYQDTRTQRNISKLNDELYEVHQIMTRNVQEVLGVGEKLDQVSQMSSRLTSESRIYAEKAKDLNRQALIRKWAPVAVVLGVVFLVFYIKSKLY
- the LOC125208092 gene encoding uncharacterized protein LOC125208092 → MNRGRGNNRRDGGNRGGGGGGRQNFAARGRSPQPTGQWVARGVAGAGGHPDDASSGSGSSEIVRRNTESASVDDVRKKFGDVLLSSECPSEPSSESRGSPNVPPKDVNFKEVQSVPKTEPIVPCYNNNFPSLPTDSKLSESGMGVKSWDRNLKNCSPSHYISTFPQTVGCQFSPEVQSGKKATSEGASGETKFGSSVSQHDGFSFDICEERRSSGVKLKTPLHKINKAKRKEELRMQGDNIKVFRPGMILLKGYLSLDDQVKMVKSCRDLGRGPGGFYQPGFRDGAKLHLKMMCLGKNWDPEKSEYGDLRPGDQTKPPPIPAEFQLLVKGAIEKCHQYLESDNKVLKARNILPPMTPNICIINFYTKTGKLGLHQDKDESSKSLLDGLPVVSFSLGDTAEFLFGDERDVDKADKVELESGDVLVFGGKSRHIFHGVSNILADTAPRYLMDETHLKPGRLNLTFREY